In Caldicellulosiruptor obsidiansis OB47, a single window of DNA contains:
- the queF gene encoding preQ(1) synthase produces the protein MSDKYQQRRFDIYGYEKIDTEVLEAIPYEYPEKNTVVEYITEEFSSVCPWTGLPDTAKLTIRYIPHQKLVELKSLKYYLTSYRNVGILQEHAVNRILDDLVKLLEPKFMEVIGEFHERGGISTKVVARYEK, from the coding sequence ATGTCTGACAAGTACCAGCAAAGAAGATTTGACATCTATGGGTACGAAAAGATTGACACAGAGGTTTTAGAAGCAATTCCATATGAATACCCTGAAAAGAACACGGTGGTGGAATACATCACAGAAGAGTTTTCATCAGTCTGTCCATGGACAGGTCTTCCAGACACCGCAAAGCTTACAATTCGATATATCCCCCACCAAAAACTTGTTGAGCTAAAATCTCTCAAGTATTATCTTACCTCATACAGAAACGTTGGGATACTGCAGGAGCATGCAGTAAATAGAATCCTGGATGACCTTGTAAAACTACTTGAGCCAAAGTTCATGGAAGTGATTGGAGAGTTCCATGAGCGCGGGGGAATATCAACAAAAGTAGTGGCAAGGTATGAAAAATAA
- a CDS encoding MFS transporter: MHREEDTKINKNILIATTLSSFLVPFMSSAVNIAAPDIAKSFKLNAEELNLIISIFLIFSAAFILPMGKLSDTFDRTKIFKTGLLLFTLSTLMCALSNTVEILFVFRALQGFFSAFTFVTSMAILIENHSPQIRGRLLGINTAVVYLGTSLGPFLGGVLVKLWGYRSVFFFGFAIGVVGSFVSLFLLQKEVKNTRQAKLVDSLKSLDKVGAILSMTGLFLLMYGASTFELGNTSKILFFAGLILMVIFVVVEAKLQNPILDVKLFVKIPQFGFSNLAALINYSCTFSASYLLSLYLQLVKALPSQLAGSILIVQPLSQVITSLISGRASEKIEPRKLATAGMVLTTIGLFVFSLFSSKTSLVFAVANLIVMGIGFGLFSSPNTNVVMSCVPKSLYGTASSTISVMRVVGQAFSMAIVSFVSSIFLKGVRLSHENYLLILKSTKTSFLVFASLSILGIVASYKRGNIYSRK, translated from the coding sequence ATGCACAGAGAAGAAGACACAAAGATCAATAAAAACATACTCATCGCAACAACACTTTCTTCTTTTTTGGTGCCGTTTATGTCAAGCGCAGTCAACATTGCCGCACCAGATATAGCAAAAAGTTTCAAACTCAATGCTGAAGAGCTGAATCTTATTATAAGCATATTTTTGATATTCTCTGCAGCCTTCATTCTCCCCATGGGAAAGCTTTCTGACACATTTGACAGGACAAAGATATTCAAAACAGGGCTTTTGTTGTTTACACTTTCAACCCTGATGTGTGCTCTTTCAAACACGGTAGAAATTCTTTTTGTCTTTCGTGCTCTGCAGGGATTTTTCTCAGCCTTCACATTTGTTACATCAATGGCAATCTTGATTGAAAATCACTCACCACAAATAAGAGGAAGGCTTTTGGGAATAAACACAGCAGTTGTGTATTTGGGAACATCCTTAGGACCTTTTTTGGGTGGTGTGCTTGTAAAGCTGTGGGGATACAGGAGTGTATTTTTTTTCGGATTTGCCATAGGAGTTGTTGGATCATTTGTGAGTTTATTTTTGCTCCAAAAAGAAGTGAAAAATACAAGGCAGGCAAAACTGGTTGACAGCCTCAAATCGCTTGACAAAGTCGGGGCTATTTTGTCAATGACAGGGCTTTTTCTTTTGATGTACGGAGCATCTACATTTGAGCTTGGGAATACCTCTAAAATTCTGTTTTTTGCAGGGTTAATTTTGATGGTAATTTTTGTTGTTGTGGAGGCAAAACTTCAAAATCCCATTTTGGACGTAAAACTGTTTGTAAAAATCCCTCAGTTTGGATTTTCAAACTTGGCAGCGCTCATAAACTACAGCTGCACATTTTCTGCATCTTACCTTCTGTCGCTTTATCTTCAGCTTGTAAAAGCTCTGCCTTCCCAGCTTGCAGGTTCTATTTTGATTGTCCAGCCGCTTTCGCAGGTTATAACCTCATTGATTTCTGGCAGAGCTTCTGAAAAGATCGAGCCGCGCAAACTTGCAACAGCCGGTATGGTCCTCACAACCATAGGTCTTTTTGTTTTTTCGCTCTTTAGCAGTAAGACAAGCCTTGTCTTTGCAGTAGCCAACCTTATTGTGATGGGAATTGGTTTTGGACTTTTTTCGTCGCCAAACACAAATGTTGTCATGAGCTGCGTGCCAAAATCGCTTTATGGCACGGCATCATCAACAATATCTGTCATGAGAGTTGTAGGCCAGGCATTTTCAATGGCAATTGTCTCGTTTGTATCGAGCATATTTTTGAAGGGTGTGAGACTGTCGCACGAAAACTATCTTCTCATTCTAAAGAGCACGAAGACAAGTTTTTTGGTGTTTGCAAGTCTTTCCATTCTGGGAATTGTTGCGTCGTACAAGAGAGGGAATATATATAGTAGGAAATAG